A single region of the Nicotiana sylvestris chromosome 6, ASM39365v2, whole genome shotgun sequence genome encodes:
- the LOC138870681 gene encoding uncharacterized protein, whose protein sequence is MSKSWFDKHTDPAEAPRLSEYNFSKDASGIVSAIRRIKDTKWPTSIQTDPSQGNTNLMCKYHGTHGHRTEDCRQLREEVARLFNEGHFREFISDRAKNHFRERDARKTEQEEPQHVIHMIIGGVNFKRTKVSITREKRTRSYVPEDVLSFCDEEAEGTSQPHNDALVISILLNKIQVKRVLVDPGSSANIIRSRVVEQLGIQDQNLHPGS, encoded by the coding sequence atgagtaaaaGCTGGTTCGATAAGCACACCGATCCCGCCGAGGCTCCTCgattatcagagtacaacttcagcaAAGATGCATCAGGGATTGTCTCAGCTATTAGGAGAATCAAAGACACCAAGTGGCCCACGTCAATACAGACTGATCCTTCTCAAGGGAACACGAACttgatgtgcaaatatcatggcacacatggtcatagAACGGAAGATTGCAGGCAGCTAAGGGAAGAAGTGGCTCGGTTGTTCAACGAGGGACACTTTCGAGAATTTAtaagtgatcgagctaagaatcacttcagggaAAGGGATGCAAGGAAAACTGAgcaagaagaaccacaacatgtaatccacatgatcattggcggAGTCAATTTCAAGCgcaccaaagtatcaatcacTAGAGAAAAACGGACTCGGAGCTATGTGCCCGAGGACGTCTTATCATTCTGTGACGAGGAAGCAGAAGGCACATCTCAACCTCACAACGACGCCCTGGTGATCTCTAtccttttgaataaaattcaagttaaacgtgttttagtagatccaggtagctcagcaaacataatcagatcgagggtcgtagaacaactcGGCATACAAGATCAGAACTTGCATCCCGGGTCctga